A single genomic interval of Oncorhynchus mykiss isolate Arlee chromosome 13, USDA_OmykA_1.1, whole genome shotgun sequence harbors:
- the il-8 gene encoding putative cxc chemokine precursor, with amino-acid sequence MSIRMSASLVVVLLALLTITEGMSLRGMGADLRCRCIETESRRIGKLIKKVEMFPPSSHCRDTEIIATLSKSGQEICLDVSAPWVKRVIEKMLANNK; translated from the exons ATGAGCATCAGAATGTCAGCCAGCCTTGTCGTTGTGCTCCTGGCCCTCCTGACCATTACTGAGG GGATGAGTCTGAGAGGCATGGGGGCTGACCTGCGATGTCGCTGCATTGAGACGGAAAGCAGACGAATTGGTAAACTCATTAAGAAGGTGGAGATGTTCCCTCCCAGCTCGCACTGCAGagacactgagatcat TGCCACTCTGAGCAAGAGCGGTCAGGAGATTTGTCTGGATGTCAGCGCTCCGTGGGTCAAGAGGGTCATTGAGAAGATGCTGGCCAA